The Deltaproteobacteria bacterium genome includes the window AAAAAATAATGCCTCATCATAAAACCCTTTGCCAAGATATTGCCTGCTGCTTTTTGACATATAGTTTGCAATCCGCCATACTACTACTGAAGGCAGTATATTAAAAACAAGTCTTATAAACCATGAGCGCAAAAACACTCTAAGCGCCCTGTATCCGTAATCCTTTTTGTTTATCATATCACCGTGTGCCATAAAAATCTTCTTGCCGTCAAGGGTTATTTCTGCATTATCAGAATACACATCCGCCTCAAGTGTTTCAGTAAAAAATCTTCCCATAAAGAAATCGTGATTGCCTTCAAGATAGATTATCTTTGTGCCAGAATCTTTGAGATTTAAGAGTCTATCAAGGACAGGTTTATGATGCTTGTGTGCGATTTTATTGTATCCTGAAAAGAAGTCAAACATGTCCCCAAGTATTACCAAGAGGTTAGTGTTTTTAAGATTGTCAAGGAAGTTTAACAAAGTCTTGTAGTTGTTGTCAGACAGGTTTTTAAGGTGTGCATCTGAAATGAATACTGCCTTCATAGTATTTCTTATAATATTCCAATATGGTTTACTCTGCAAGGGATTTATGCTATTTTTTTTAAATGGGAAAACTCTATGTGGTTGCAACTCCTATAGGGAATCTGGAGGATATAACCCTTCGTGCCTTGCGGACATTAAAAGATGTTGATTTAATTGCAGCAGAGGATACGAGGCATACAAGAAAACTCCTTAATCATTATGGTATAAAGACACCTCTGACAAGTTATTTTGAGCATAATGAACTAACAAAGGGCAGATTTATAATATCACAGATAAAAGAAGGCAAAGATGTTGCGCTTGTATCAGATGCAGGCACACCAGGCATATCAGACCCCGGCTGCAAACTTATGAAAATGGCAGTAGAAAATTTAATAGATGCTGTGCCGATACCAGGGGCTTCTGCTATGATAACAGCACTTTCTGTTTCAGGACTTCCTACTGATAGTTTTGTATTTGAAGGTTTTCTGCCCAGAGGTAAAGGCGAGTCAGAAAAACTCATTTTAAGGATAAGGACAGAGAAGAGAACTGCGGTTTTTTATGAGTCCCCTTCAAGACTTAAAAATACACTTGAAACCATATTAAAGATATGCGGCGATATTGATGTTGTTATTGCAAGGGAGATTACAAATATAAAATAGGTTTAAAGATAAAGGGAGAATAGTAGTGCAAAGTGATAATATGTTAAATAACAAGAGCCAGAATAATACTATTAAACCAAAGGTTGAAGGAGTTTGCTGTAGTGACTGCGCATCTTCTGAAAAGCCTAAAGCAAACCTTGCAGACACCCTCCGCTTTGTCTTTATAACTGCCATTGGCATTGTTGCCCTTGGTGAGATTGGGTTTGAATATCTCGGTTTACTGGAAAAAGGGCTGGAAGTAATCCCCCTGCCCGTAATCTTTCTTGCCATTCTGCTCGGGGGTTACCCGATATTTAAAAAGGCAGTCATTGGTATCATAAACAAACAGATAAATGTTAATTTGATGATGAGTATCGGCATTATCGGCGCTTTTGCTATTGGTGAATATACATCATCAATGCTGATAGTATTCTTTATGACCCTTGCCCATTATCTGGAAGAATTCACTGTAACAAGGTCAAGACAGGCAATAAAGGAACTTATAAAACTTGCGCCAAAGACAGCGAGGATAAAGATAGATGGAAGAGAGATAGAGGTTGATGTCAATAAATTGAAATTAGGCGATGTTGTGGTTGTAAGACCCGGGGAAAAGATACCTGTGGACGGCATTGTGGTAAAGGGTTTGAGTTCGGTAAATCAATCGCATATTACAGGTGAAAGCATGCCTGTTGAAAAGACTTTAGGTGATAAAGTCTTTGCTGCTGCATTCAATGAGAATGGCTATCTGGAGATAAAAACCATAAGGGTTGGAGAGGATACGACACTCGGGAAAATTATAAAACTGGTTGAGGAGGCAGAGGCACACAAGGCGCCTGTGCAAAAATTTGCAGACAGATTCACCACCTATTTTTTGCCGTCAGCAGTAAGTTTTGCCATCCTTACCTATATTGTTTCAGGCAAAGTTATATATTCTATTGCTGTCCTTGTTGCAGCATGTCCTTGTGCAGTTGGTCTTGCAACGCCTCTCTCTGTTATTGCCAGTGTCGGAAGCAGCGCCAGGAGAGGGCTTCTTATAAAAGGTGGATTGTATTTAGAGGCGCTAGCAAAGGTTGACTGTGTTGTCATGGACAAGACAGGAACTGTAACATTTGGGAGACCAGAGGTAACGGATATAATAGAGGTAGGAAGTCAGGTGTTAGGAGTCGGTAGAGAAAAAATCTTGATGTTTGCTGCGAGTGTAGAAAAACACTCTGAACACTCAATAGCATCTGCAATTATTAAAAAGGCTAAAAAAGAAGGGGTGCAAATCCCTGAACCGGAAGGGTTTGAATATCTTATAGGCAGGGGCATTACAGGGACAGTGGAAGGGAAGAATATAATATTTGGAAATCAGCGGCTCATGGAGGAAAAAGGAGTTGCTATTCATGAGACCACATTAGCAAAGGCACAGGCAATGGAGGCGGAAGGGAAAACTGCACTGTTTCTTGCATCTAACCCTTCAGCCTTTAGCCTAGAGCCTTCAGTTATAGGCATTGTTGCAGTTGCTGATATTTTGCGGGATGATGCCCCTGATGCAATAAAAGAGTTAAAGAAAATCGGAATAAAAAAACTAATCATCTTAACAGGTGATAATGAAAGGGTTGCATCAAGTATTTCAAAGAAACTCGGCATAGAAGAGTATAAGGCAAATCTTTTGCCTGAAGACAAGATAAGGGTTGTGAAAGGACTTCAGATAGATGGATTTAAGGTCTGCATGATTGGTGATGGTGTAAATGACGCACCTGCATTAGCACAGGCAGATGTTGGTATTGCAATGGGCGCAGCAGGCGCAGATGTAGCAATAGAGGCAGCACATGTATCACTTATGAGGGATGACTGGTCTTTAGTTCCTGCAGCCATAGGGGTTGGCAGAAATACATACAGGATTATCAGACAGGGGATAGGTTTAAGCATCACATGGGATATAATCACAATGGGGCTTGCATCCATTGGCATATTAACACCCGTCATGGCAGCGGCACTGGAGGAACTGCCAACACTTGTAATTGCAGCAAATGCATCAAGGCTGATGGTAAAGTCAAGGGGTATGTAAAAAAACTTTACAGGAGGATTGAATGAAAAAACTTATACTCGGCATAATTATCGGCATAACACTGCTCATACTTTTTGTCTATTTCGGCGGTGGAAAGTATCTGCAGAAGGCAGGCAAAGAGGCAGAAAAGGCAGGCGAAGAATTGGAACAGTACGAAAAGAAACTTAAGGAACTTACACCCAAAATAGAAAAGGGGATTGAAAAGGTAAAGGATAAGGTTAAGGAAAAAACCAGTGATTAAGAATTTGACAATTTTGTCTTCGTAAAGGTATACTGAAAATCAGAATGATTTAACAGGGAGAAACAAATTGAGAAGAATTTATCTTGACCACAATGCTACAACACCTGTTCATCCAGAGGTCTATGAGGCAATGCTGCCTTTTTTAAAGGATGATTTTGGTAATCCCTCAAGCATACATTGGGCAGGGAGAAACCCACGGAAGATTGTTGATGAGGTAAGGGAAAATGTTGCACGACTATTTAACTGCGATGTGTCAGAAATCATATTTACAAGCAGTGGTTCAGAGGGTGATAATTTTGCAATCAAAGGGATAGCGGAATCAAAAAAGGATAAGGGCAATCACATAATCACTACAAAGGTTGAACATCCTGCTGTTCTTAATACCTGCAAATATCTTGCAAAGACAGGTTTTGATGTAACATTTCTGGATGTTGATTCAGACGGTATGATTGACCTTGAGCAAATGAAAAAAGCAATTACACCAAAGACCATTCTGATAACCATAATGTATGCAAATAATGAGACAGGCGTTATATTTCCGATTGAAGAGATAGGCTGTATTGCGAAAGAGAGAAATATTACATTCCATACAGATGCTGTTCAGGCAGCAAGTAAAATCCCAATTGATGTCAAGAAACTAAATGTGGATATTCTTACAATATCCGGTCACAAACTGTATGCACCAAAGGGTATTGGTGCAGTTTATCTAAAAAGGGGGGTAAGGCTTGTGCCGCTTATTCACGGCGGACATCATGAGAGAAACAGGAGGGCAGGCACAGAAAATGTGGCAGGGATTGCTGCAATTGGCAAGGCATGCGAAATTGGAATAAGGGACATGGATGATGAATCTGAAAAACTCACTGCCTTAAGAGACAGACTTCACAAAGGTCTCATGGAAAAGATTCCGTATACAAAATTGAATGGTCACCCTGAAAAAAGGCTGCCTAATACACTCAACTTAAGTTTTGAGTTTGTTGAAGGCGAGGGATTGCTTTTAAATCTTGACATGAAGGGCATTGCCGCCTCATCTGGTTCTGCGTGCACATCAGGCTCTCTTGAACCCTCGCATGTCCTTGTTGCAATGGGTGTCCCTCATGATGTCTCTCACGGCTCTGTCAGGTTCAGCATGGGCAGGGATAATACTATAGAGGATATAAACTATGTTATAGAAATGCTGCCGCCTGTGGTTGAGAGGATGAGGGCAATGTCTCCGCTTTACGATGCGGCAGCGGGCAAGGCTGCAAATGTAAGTTTCGCCTCAAGTAATTGCAAACACTAATTGGAGGATATACATGTACAGCGAAAAGGTAATGGAACATTTCAGCAACCCAAGAAATGTTGGTGAGATTGTAAATCCTGATGGCGCAGGCATGGTAGGCAACCCTGCATGCGGGGATATAATGAAACTAACTATCAAGGTTCATGATGATGTTATTACTGATGTTAAGTTCAAGACCTTTGGGTGCGGGGCAGCAATTGCAACAAGTTCAATGGTAACAGAACTTGTGAAAGGCAAGCATCTTGACGAAGCAGAAAAGATTTCAAATCAGACTGTGGCAGAGGCTCTGGACGGACTCCCGCCTGTGAAGATGCACTGCTCAAACCTTGCAGCAGATGCGCTTCATGCTGCGATAGAGGATTACAAAAAGAAACTCGCTAAATAAGGTTTTATCATTTCCCAAGTCTAGCCTGCCGATTTATCGGCTCTTGTAACTCAAACCTTCAGGTTTGAGTTTTTCAAGGCTAAAGCCTTGAGTTACAATACGTCCAATAAATTGGGCAACTACATTTTATGAATAAAATCCAGAACAAAAGAATTGTTGTTGCCATGAGCGGTGGTGTGGATTCATCCACCACCGCTGCTATCTTAAAAGGGCAGGGTTTTGATGTCATAGGCATATCTATGCAGTTGTGGGATTACACAGACGGCGAAAGGGAGAGATTTGGTTCATGCTGTTCCATAGATGATATAAACGATGCCAGAAGGGTGGCTGATAAACTTGATATCCCATTTTATGTTCTGAATATGGAGGAGGTTTTTTCAAAAGAGGTTGTTGACTATTTTGTGTCCAGTTATCTGAAAGGAGAGACCCCTAATCCGTGTTTAAAGTGCAATCAGATTTTAAAGTTTGAGGTTCTTTTGAAAAAGGCAATGGAACTGGAGGCAGACTATCTTGCAACAGGTCATTATGCAAGAATTGTTTATGATAATGCTGCTTGCAGATTCAGACTTTTAAAAGGGGTTGATAAAACAAAAGACCAGTCCTATTTCCTTTTTACATTAACACAGAAGCAGATGTCTGGGATAATATTTCCTCTGGGTGATATGACAAAGCAGGATGTCCGAAACCATGCCAGAAGGTTCGGGCTAAAGACTGCTGAAAAAAAAGAGAGTCAGGATATATGCTTTATAGAGGATAGGGATTATTTTGATTTTATACTTAAGCGGACGGGGGTAATTGAACGGGGAGGGGATATTGTTGATAGAAACGGCAATATACTTGGAAGACATAACGGCTTATATAAATATACAATCGGACAGCGAAAGGGATTGGGTATTGCAAGAGGCAAGCCCCAGTATGTCATAGACATTGACACAAAGACAGGCAGAGTTGTTGTGGGCGATAGAGAAGAGGCATTTTCAAACGGCTTGACAGCAAAGGAATTAAACTGGATTGGCATTGAAAAATTTAATGAGCCAATTGAAGTTGAGAGTAAGATTAGATACAGACACAAAGGGGTTAAATCCATTGTTAAGCCGCTGGGGGAGGGGAGGGCAATGGTGGAATTCTCAAAACCCGAATGTGCAGTAACACCTGGGCAGGCGGTCGTATTTTACAAAGGCGATGAGGTTATTGGAGGAGGGTGGATTGAGAAAATATTATGATTTACCCGAAAAATGCAACTGCCTTTTTTGGATTTATGGTGTTGCAGACATACATTTTGCGCTTGTTCAGAACCCCATCCCCTTCAAGAACTCATCTTGAAAATGGGAACTGCCTGAAAGCGAAACATACTTTGTGTTTTCTGCAATCTCCTCTGCCTCTATCTTTTTTTCTTCTGAGCACAGGGCAAGTTTTGCGCCTTCAAGCGCCGCATCGCCGACAAATATTACCCTGTCAAGCCACTCCTTTTTAATAACACCTATTCGGGAAAGGCTGTCTTTCCTTATATTGCTTCCAAATGCGCCTGCTATGAATACTTTATGAATCTTGTCATGGCATACCCCGGCCTTTTTTAAAAGCAGTTTTATGCCTGCCTGTATAGCACCCTTTGCAAGTTGGATTTCACGGACATCATTTTGCGTAATAGTTATTTCTCTCTTTGCATCTTTGTAAAGAACAAATTCATTCCCTTGACCCTGCTCTTTTATCCTGTTGGCAATATTGCCTTCTATCTCATCTCTGTCTTTGATTCTCCCTGTATTGTCTATAATATCGGCATCCAGTAATTTCGCAATACAGTCTATGATGCCTGAGCCGCAAATCCCTTTAGGACTCCCTTTGCCAATGACATCCAATAGGAAACTGGGGACAGATTTTAAATCTGTCCCCAAAATCTCTATCCCCTGAATTGCGCCATTCTCCGCTATCATTCCATATTTTATTGTCCCGCCTTCAAAGGCAGGTCCTGCTGCTGTAGACGCGGCAAAAATGCCTTTTTTAGAACCAACCACTGTTTCATTATTTGTCCCTATATCAATCAAAAGACAGTATTCATTTGATTTATGCATTTCTGTTGACAGGATGCCTGCGACAGTATCCCCTCCCACAAAACCGCCTATCAAAGGAAAGACATATACAGAGCCTTCTGGGTTTATATCAATTCCGATTTCTGCGGGTTTTATTTTCTTTGCCTCTTTAAATGCAGGCCTATAAGGAACTTTTGCAAGGGGGGCAGGTGAGATGCCTAATAAGATATGTTCCATTGCAGAATTGCCTGCAGCAGTAACAATACCTATATCATTAGAATCCGCAAGTGTTTTGATAATCTTGTTGCAGGCACTAACAACTTCCCTTTGATGTGCTGTGAGGGTATCGGGTTCATCAATTATTGCAGTAATCCTTGAGAGGATATCCCTTCCCCATTTGGCTTGGGGATTAGGCAGGATGACGGTATTATTTTCTTTGCAATTTTCTAAGTCAATAAGGGAGCCGACTATTGTTGTCGTGCCTATATCAAATGCAACTCCAAGTTTATTATTTTTTGTTTTTCCACTCTCAACTCTCAACTCTCAACTCTCAATGATTTTTATTTTGTTGATATAGATGGAACGCTGGTGAGCAGATATTTAATATCCTCATCGTCAAAGTGGAAGCCTGCACCAATAAAGAGGGATTCATTGCCAACCCTGCTTATAAAGTCATCATAGCCGCCTGCAACAAAAAAGTATTTCCCAAGATAATAGGTTGCTGCTGCCTTTAGCCTTGGATTGCGGCTTTTATCAAAGTCAAATGCCTCAAAGGTAAGTTTTAACTTGT containing:
- a CDS encoding DUF4445 domain-containing protein, with amino-acid sequence MRVESGKTKNNKLGVAFDIGTTTIVGSLIDLENCKENNTVILPNPQAKWGRDILSRITAIIDEPDTLTAHQREVVSACNKIIKTLADSNDIGIVTAAGNSAMEHILLGISPAPLAKVPYRPAFKEAKKIKPAEIGIDINPEGSVYVFPLIGGFVGGDTVAGILSTEMHKSNEYCLLIDIGTNNETVVGSKKGIFAASTAAGPAFEGGTIKYGMIAENGAIQGIEILGTDLKSVPSFLLDVIGKGSPKGICGSGIIDCIAKLLDADIIDNTGRIKDRDEIEGNIANRIKEQGQGNEFVLYKDAKREITITQNDVREIQLAKGAIQAGIKLLLKKAGVCHDKIHKVFIAGAFGSNIRKDSLSRIGVIKKEWLDRVIFVGDAALEGAKLALCSEEKKIEAEEIAENTKYVSLSGSSHFQDEFLKGMGF
- the rsmI gene encoding 16S rRNA (cytidine(1402)-2'-O)-methyltransferase; amino-acid sequence: MGKLYVVATPIGNLEDITLRALRTLKDVDLIAAEDTRHTRKLLNHYGIKTPLTSYFEHNELTKGRFIISQIKEGKDVALVSDAGTPGISDPGCKLMKMAVENLIDAVPIPGASAMITALSVSGLPTDSFVFEGFLPRGKGESEKLILRIRTEKRTAVFYESPSRLKNTLETILKICGDIDVVIAREITNIK
- the mnmA gene encoding tRNA 2-thiouridine(34) synthase MnmA; this encodes MNKIQNKRIVVAMSGGVDSSTTAAILKGQGFDVIGISMQLWDYTDGERERFGSCCSIDDINDARRVADKLDIPFYVLNMEEVFSKEVVDYFVSSYLKGETPNPCLKCNQILKFEVLLKKAMELEADYLATGHYARIVYDNAACRFRLLKGVDKTKDQSYFLFTLTQKQMSGIIFPLGDMTKQDVRNHARRFGLKTAEKKESQDICFIEDRDYFDFILKRTGVIERGGDIVDRNGNILGRHNGLYKYTIGQRKGLGIARGKPQYVIDIDTKTGRVVVGDREEAFSNGLTAKELNWIGIEKFNEPIEVESKIRYRHKGVKSIVKPLGEGRAMVEFSKPECAVTPGQAVVFYKGDEVIGGGWIEKIL
- the nifU gene encoding Fe-S cluster assembly scaffold protein NifU; the protein is MYSEKVMEHFSNPRNVGEIVNPDGAGMVGNPACGDIMKLTIKVHDDVITDVKFKTFGCGAAIATSSMVTELVKGKHLDEAEKISNQTVAEALDGLPPVKMHCSNLAADALHAAIEDYKKKLAK
- a CDS encoding UDP-2,3-diacylglucosamine diphosphatase, whose translation is MKAVFISDAHLKNLSDNNYKTLLNFLDNLKNTNLLVILGDMFDFFSGYNKIAHKHHKPVLDRLLNLKDSGTKIIYLEGNHDFFMGRFFTETLEADVYSDNAEITLDGKKIFMAHGDMINKKDYGYRALRVFLRSWFIRLVFNILPSVVVWRIANYMSKSSRQYLGKGFYDEALFF
- the nifS gene encoding cysteine desulfurase NifS, whose product is MRRIYLDHNATTPVHPEVYEAMLPFLKDDFGNPSSIHWAGRNPRKIVDEVRENVARLFNCDVSEIIFTSSGSEGDNFAIKGIAESKKDKGNHIITTKVEHPAVLNTCKYLAKTGFDVTFLDVDSDGMIDLEQMKKAITPKTILITIMYANNETGVIFPIEEIGCIAKERNITFHTDAVQAASKIPIDVKKLNVDILTISGHKLYAPKGIGAVYLKRGVRLVPLIHGGHHERNRRAGTENVAGIAAIGKACEIGIRDMDDESEKLTALRDRLHKGLMEKIPYTKLNGHPEKRLPNTLNLSFEFVEGEGLLLNLDMKGIAASSGSACTSGSLEPSHVLVAMGVPHDVSHGSVRFSMGRDNTIEDINYVIEMLPPVVERMRAMSPLYDAAAGKAANVSFASSNCKH
- a CDS encoding cation-translocating P-type ATPase yields the protein MQSDNMLNNKSQNNTIKPKVEGVCCSDCASSEKPKANLADTLRFVFITAIGIVALGEIGFEYLGLLEKGLEVIPLPVIFLAILLGGYPIFKKAVIGIINKQINVNLMMSIGIIGAFAIGEYTSSMLIVFFMTLAHYLEEFTVTRSRQAIKELIKLAPKTARIKIDGREIEVDVNKLKLGDVVVVRPGEKIPVDGIVVKGLSSVNQSHITGESMPVEKTLGDKVFAAAFNENGYLEIKTIRVGEDTTLGKIIKLVEEAEAHKAPVQKFADRFTTYFLPSAVSFAILTYIVSGKVIYSIAVLVAACPCAVGLATPLSVIASVGSSARRGLLIKGGLYLEALAKVDCVVMDKTGTVTFGRPEVTDIIEVGSQVLGVGREKILMFAASVEKHSEHSIASAIIKKAKKEGVQIPEPEGFEYLIGRGITGTVEGKNIIFGNQRLMEEKGVAIHETTLAKAQAMEAEGKTALFLASNPSAFSLEPSVIGIVAVADILRDDAPDAIKELKKIGIKKLIILTGDNERVASSISKKLGIEEYKANLLPEDKIRVVKGLQIDGFKVCMIGDGVNDAPALAQADVGIAMGAAGADVAIEAAHVSLMRDDWSLVPAAIGVGRNTYRIIRQGIGLSITWDIITMGLASIGILTPVMAAALEELPTLVIAANASRLMVKSRGM